Proteins encoded by one window of Cumulibacter manganitolerans:
- a CDS encoding enoyl-CoA hydratase/isomerase family protein, with amino-acid sequence MTAANETALVLRENHDGWVMLTLNRPEKLNALTVAMFRELRGHVEQLRDDDTVSCVILRGAGKCFSAGHDLADIATGEAVPSRGWHSETLRMLEKLPMPVVAAVHGHCYTGALEVALAADFIVAADDARFGDTHAKWALTPVWGMSQRLPRRVGVATAKRLMFTAEMISADEAVRIGLAEYAVPAAGFEEHLGELAGRIAANSVFSHAANKHLLDVTDGAALDAGLQYEVLEGRGRGSDAQERIAAFTRK; translated from the coding sequence ATGACGGCAGCGAACGAGACGGCCCTGGTGCTGCGCGAGAACCACGACGGCTGGGTGATGCTGACCCTGAACCGCCCCGAGAAGCTCAATGCGCTGACCGTGGCGATGTTCCGCGAGCTGCGCGGGCACGTCGAGCAACTGCGCGACGACGACACCGTCTCGTGCGTCATCCTGCGCGGAGCCGGGAAGTGCTTCTCCGCCGGCCACGACCTCGCGGACATCGCCACCGGCGAGGCGGTCCCGTCACGGGGCTGGCACAGCGAGACGCTGCGGATGCTCGAGAAGCTGCCGATGCCCGTAGTCGCGGCCGTCCACGGCCACTGCTACACGGGCGCCCTCGAGGTGGCCCTGGCGGCCGACTTCATCGTGGCTGCGGACGACGCGCGCTTCGGCGACACCCACGCGAAGTGGGCGCTGACGCCGGTGTGGGGCATGAGCCAGCGGCTGCCGCGCCGCGTCGGCGTAGCCACCGCCAAGCGGCTGATGTTCACCGCGGAGATGATCTCGGCCGACGAGGCCGTGCGAATCGGCCTGGCGGAGTACGCCGTCCCCGCCGCCGGTTTCGAGGAGCACCTGGGGGAGCTCGCCGGCCGGATCGCGGCGAACTCGGTGTTCTCGCACGCGGCCAACAAGCATCTCCTCGACGTCACCGACGGCGCGGCGCTCGATGCCGGGCTGCAGTACGAGGTGCTCGAGGGCCGGGGCCGCGGCTCGGACGCGCAGGAGCGCATCGCGGCGTTCACCCGGAAGTAG